Proteins from a single region of Paraburkholderia sp. PGU19:
- a CDS encoding semialdehyde dehydrogenase, with amino-acid sequence MRIVLIGATGMVGEGVLRACLKARDVTEIIVISRRALQGYDDPRLKVVITPHLERFQAEGDVFSNVDACFFCVGVSSFRMSEAAYRAVTCDLTLHVAQELLRISPAMTMVYVSGAGADSSEQGKTMWARIRGKTENTLQRLSFRQVVIFRPAAIIPEDGIRSRTAVYRWMYVLLKPFLILARRISPEHVLTTSVVGDAMLNAVRHGAPRSILNPADIYRLAIISQG; translated from the coding sequence ATGCGTATTGTTCTGATCGGCGCAACCGGCATGGTGGGCGAAGGCGTATTGCGAGCGTGCCTGAAGGCACGCGACGTCACCGAGATCATCGTGATCAGCCGGCGTGCGCTACAAGGTTACGACGATCCACGACTCAAGGTCGTCATCACGCCACATCTGGAGCGCTTTCAAGCCGAGGGCGACGTTTTCTCCAACGTCGATGCGTGCTTTTTCTGCGTGGGTGTTTCGTCCTTCCGTATGTCCGAGGCGGCGTATCGCGCGGTGACCTGCGATCTCACGCTTCATGTCGCGCAAGAACTGCTTCGCATAAGCCCTGCGATGACGATGGTGTACGTATCTGGCGCTGGCGCCGACAGCAGCGAGCAGGGCAAGACCATGTGGGCCCGCATCCGCGGAAAAACCGAGAACACGTTGCAGCGGCTCTCATTTCGGCAAGTCGTGATTTTTCGGCCCGCCGCCATCATTCCCGAGGACGGCATCCGGTCGCGCACCGCCGTGTATCGATGGATGTATGTCCTGCTCAAGCCGTTTCTGATTCTGGCCCGCCGCATCTCGCCTGAGCATGTGTTGACAACGTCGGTTGTCGGCGACGCCATGCTCAATGCGGTGCGTCACGGCGCACCACGGTCCATCCTGAATCCAGCGGATATTTATCGCTTGGCCATCATCTCGCAGGGTTGA
- a CDS encoding carbohydrate ABC transporter permease: MTDLALQQSVVAATPRSKTFAAAIVIAYALIATLPIVWIILTSFKTQEDAIAYPPVVMFQPSMEGYVNLFTIRSRQTPEFIASLPPATAWYDRDVRKRNMVIAGPSKVLPRFVNSLVIGFGSTFLAVFLGTLAAYAFSRFKVPLADDLLFFILSTRMMPPIAVAIPIYLMYRALGLADTYLGMIVLYTAVNVSLAVWLLKGFIDEIPREYEEAALVDGYTRMQAFIKVVLPQAITGIAATAIFCLIFAWNEYAFALLLTSGDAQTMPPFIPFIIGEGGQDWPAVAAATTLFVLPILIFTVVLRKHLLRGITFGAVRK, from the coding sequence ATGACAGACCTTGCCCTTCAACAATCGGTCGTGGCTGCCACGCCGCGCAGCAAGACGTTTGCCGCCGCCATCGTGATCGCGTACGCGCTCATCGCGACCTTGCCGATCGTGTGGATCATTCTGACGAGCTTCAAGACGCAAGAGGACGCCATTGCCTATCCGCCCGTCGTGATGTTTCAGCCGTCGATGGAAGGCTATGTGAACCTCTTCACGATCCGCTCGCGTCAGACGCCGGAGTTCATCGCGAGCCTGCCGCCCGCAACGGCCTGGTATGACCGCGATGTGCGCAAGCGCAACATGGTGATTGCGGGACCGTCGAAGGTCTTGCCGCGCTTCGTCAACTCACTGGTAATCGGCTTCGGTTCGACGTTTCTCGCGGTGTTTCTCGGCACGCTTGCCGCCTATGCGTTCTCGCGCTTCAAGGTGCCGCTCGCCGACGATCTGCTGTTCTTCATTCTGTCGACGCGGATGATGCCGCCCATTGCCGTCGCGATCCCGATCTACCTGATGTACCGCGCGCTCGGACTCGCGGATACGTATCTCGGCATGATCGTGCTGTATACGGCCGTGAACGTGTCGCTGGCGGTGTGGCTGCTGAAGGGTTTCATCGACGAGATCCCGCGCGAATACGAAGAGGCCGCGCTCGTAGACGGCTACACGCGCATGCAGGCTTTCATCAAGGTGGTACTGCCGCAAGCAATCACCGGCATTGCCGCCACGGCGATCTTTTGCCTGATCTTCGCGTGGAACGAGTACGCGTTCGCGCTATTGCTGACCAGCGGCGACGCGCAGACGATGCCGCCGTTCATTCCGTTCATCATCGGCGAGGGCGGTCAGGACTGGCCGGCCGTTGCGGCTGCCACCACCCTGTTCGTGCTGCCGATCCTGATCTTCACCGTCGTGCTGCGCAAGCATCTGTTGCGCGGCATCACTTTTGGAGCGGTGCGCAAATGA
- a CDS encoding LacI family DNA-binding transcriptional regulator, whose amino-acid sequence MPATRMMIARRAGVSVATVDRVLRDDQGVRPETAERVHLALATLRDERASRGRPAKATSFRVAFVLPQINSRFLDQAERDIALSASFFREHRIVPSFYRCDLSNQRDAASFAQQLTDYDALVLVPLDYPWVVRMIQDMTDANMPVVTVFSDLPSSARAAYVGVDNRIAGRTAGLLMGRFVGSRIGTVAVLSASSRLHDQLERRTGFSQVLEEDFRNLRWVTEPDFAEDDDSAGLAVQGLMAGHPDLVGVYVTGGGISGIASALQESGDKARVVLIGHECTAETRVQLSERAIDVILDQDVRGIVHWAGLAAINCLNDVRGVLNIPTPETRIYLRENAHA is encoded by the coding sequence ATGCCGGCTACTCGTATGATGATTGCGCGTCGCGCCGGCGTGAGCGTCGCCACGGTCGATCGTGTGTTGCGCGACGACCAGGGTGTGCGCCCGGAGACAGCCGAACGCGTTCATCTCGCTCTCGCGACATTGCGCGACGAGCGTGCAAGTCGCGGTCGTCCGGCAAAAGCGACGTCATTTCGGGTCGCATTCGTTCTGCCTCAAATCAATTCCCGCTTTCTCGATCAGGCCGAGCGCGATATCGCGCTGTCGGCGAGCTTCTTTCGCGAGCATCGCATCGTCCCGTCGTTTTATCGATGCGACCTGTCGAACCAGCGAGACGCCGCATCCTTCGCCCAGCAGTTGACCGACTACGACGCACTCGTGCTCGTGCCGCTCGATTACCCGTGGGTCGTGCGGATGATCCAGGACATGACCGACGCGAACATGCCCGTCGTCACGGTGTTCTCCGATCTGCCATCGAGTGCGCGCGCGGCTTACGTCGGCGTCGATAACCGCATTGCGGGACGCACCGCCGGGCTGTTGATGGGCCGTTTCGTCGGATCTCGTATTGGCACGGTCGCGGTGTTGTCCGCATCGTCACGGTTGCACGATCAACTGGAGCGCCGCACCGGTTTCTCACAGGTTCTCGAAGAGGATTTTCGCAACCTGCGCTGGGTCACCGAACCCGATTTCGCCGAAGACGACGATAGCGCCGGTCTCGCTGTTCAAGGCCTGATGGCAGGGCACCCGGATCTGGTCGGCGTGTATGTGACGGGCGGCGGCATTTCCGGCATTGCGTCCGCGTTGCAGGAATCGGGTGACAAGGCGCGCGTCGTTCTGATCGGTCACGAATGTACGGCCGAGACGCGCGTGCAATTGTCCGAGCGCGCCATCGACGTGATCCTCGATCAGGATGTGCGCGGCATCGTCCATTGGGCGGGTCTCGCGGCCATCAATTGTCTGAACGACGTGCGGGGAGTGCTCAACATCCCGACGCCCGAAACCCGGATTTATCTTCGTGAGAATGCGCATGCCTGA
- the bfr gene encoding bacterioferritin — MQADPKVIEHLNAELKYELTAINQYFLHARLYKHWGMEGLGKHEYDESIEEMKHADKLIERIFMLDGLPNLQDLAKLLVGEDTLEVLQCDLKLEQSAQAHCKEAIAYCESVKDYVSRMIFSEILDDTEDHIDWLEVQIALIDKVGIQNYQQSSMGSPG; from the coding sequence ATGCAAGCCGATCCAAAAGTCATTGAACATCTGAATGCCGAACTGAAGTACGAATTGACGGCCATCAACCAGTACTTTCTGCATGCACGCCTTTACAAGCATTGGGGAATGGAAGGACTCGGCAAACACGAATATGACGAGTCGATCGAGGAAATGAAGCATGCCGACAAACTGATAGAACGAATCTTCATGCTCGACGGCTTGCCCAATCTGCAGGATCTGGCCAAGCTTCTCGTCGGCGAGGATACGCTCGAAGTCCTTCAATGCGATCTCAAACTCGAACAGTCCGCCCAGGCCCATTGCAAAGAGGCGATCGCTTACTGCGAGTCAGTCAAAGACTACGTGTCGAGGATGATCTTCTCGGAAATACTCGACGACACTGAAGATCATATCGACTGGTTGGAGGTTCAGATCGCCTTGATCGACAAGGTTGGAATCCAGAACTATCAGCAGTCGTCCATGGGTTCACCTGGTTGA
- a CDS encoding sugar ABC transporter permease, with protein MLANKPFAPEGLQPKRQPRAAVRQRGLSDRMIAWLFILPTIVLLLAINIFPLIWALRLSFTNFKSNMPSVPARNVGIDNYTDILTDEDIWYAMQVTARFVFWSVGLEVLLGFGLALLINRQFKGHSFWTTLILLPMMLSPAVVGNFWTFLLQPQTGLFNDIVSFFTGIPPSSFQMIGDVPLAPWTIVMVDTWMWTPYVMLICLAGLRSIPDYIYEAAEVDRASPWRQFWSITLPMTLPFLMLAILFRGIENFKMFDMVNLLTSGGPGSVTETVSITLKRAAFEKWQTGYSSALAIILFVVVFGAANIYVKALNKVKQR; from the coding sequence ATGTTGGCAAACAAGCCTTTTGCTCCGGAAGGGTTGCAGCCGAAACGGCAGCCGCGCGCGGCTGTGCGCCAGCGCGGGCTGTCCGACAGGATGATCGCGTGGCTGTTCATTCTTCCGACCATCGTATTGCTGCTCGCGATCAACATCTTTCCGTTGATCTGGGCATTGCGCCTGTCGTTCACGAATTTCAAGTCGAACATGCCCAGCGTGCCCGCGCGCAATGTCGGCATCGACAACTACACCGATATTCTCACCGACGAAGACATCTGGTACGCGATGCAGGTCACCGCGCGCTTCGTATTCTGGTCGGTCGGACTGGAAGTTCTGCTTGGGTTTGGGCTCGCGCTGCTGATCAACCGGCAGTTCAAAGGCCATAGTTTCTGGACCACGCTGATCCTGCTGCCGATGATGTTGTCGCCCGCCGTGGTCGGCAATTTCTGGACCTTCCTGCTGCAGCCGCAAACCGGTCTGTTCAACGACATCGTCAGTTTCTTCACGGGTATTCCGCCCAGTTCGTTCCAGATGATCGGCGACGTCCCGCTCGCGCCATGGACCATCGTGATGGTCGATACATGGATGTGGACACCCTACGTGATGCTGATCTGCCTCGCCGGCCTCCGCTCGATTCCCGACTACATCTACGAAGCGGCGGAAGTGGACCGTGCTTCGCCGTGGCGCCAGTTCTGGTCGATCACGCTGCCCATGACGCTGCCGTTCCTGATGCTCGCGATCCTGTTTCGCGGCATCGAGAACTTCAAGATGTTCGACATGGTGAATCTGCTGACGTCGGGCGGTCCTGGTTCCGTGACGGAAACTGTGTCGATCACGCTCAAGCGCGCCGCGTTCGAGAAGTGGCAGACGGGCTATTCGTCCGCACTCGCGATCATCCTGTTCGTCGTCGTATTCGGCGCTGCGAATATCTATGTGAAGGCACTCAACAAGGTGAAACAGCGATGA
- a CDS encoding glycogen/starch/alpha-glucan phosphorylase: protein MAADMSANANCGDSARSALDPDALRRGVLDNLICLQARPLAIATPHDWYMALSYSVRDRMLARWAATIQTYAARELRVACYLSAEFLIGPQLGNNLVNLGIEAEARAAMQSLGQDLDALIALEEEPGLGNGGLGRLAACYLDSLATLQIPSVGYGIRYEFGIFDQVIRDGRQVEATDKWLQKGNPWEIVRPNVTYYVRFGGHTQSENDAQGRYCVRWIPAHMVKGVACDTPMLGFRVNTCNTLRLWKSEAVESFDLEDFNAGDYYQAVQEKVISETLSKVLYPNDEPEAGKRLRLAQQYFFVSCSLQDMLRLLDIKGEPIARFADMFTVQLNDTHPSIAVAELMRLLVDERRVPWDEAWDITRGTLAYTNHTLLPEALETWGLPLFRNLLPRLLEIIYEINRRFLDEVRQRYPGDDARVARMSMIDEAGEKKVRMAHLATVGCHAVNGVAELHSALLKQTVLRDFAQLWPERFTNVTNGVTPRRFMLLSNPGLARLLDKTVGEGWATDLTRLRALESHAEDPGFLDEWRDVKYSNKAILAQHIRSTTGVEVDPAALFDIQVKRIHEYKRQHLNALYIVTLYQRLRRDPQLDVAPRCFVFGGKAAPGYAMAKLIIRLINGVAEVVNNDPLINGRLKVVFYPNFNVKNAQFIYPAADLSEQISTAGKEASGTGNMKFMMNGALTIGTLDGANIEIREEVGEENFFLFGMTDSQVDQLRRDGYRPADFGAGNSELRDALDLIVSGHFSRGDRDMFRPLVDNLLHADPFFVLADYADYVACQERVNHAWHDVRRWTRMSILNTARSGKFSSDRAIGEYCREIWKIRPVSVALERL, encoded by the coding sequence ATGGCTGCCGACATGAGCGCCAACGCCAACTGCGGCGACTCCGCGCGTAGCGCGCTGGATCCCGACGCATTGCGGCGCGGCGTGCTCGACAATCTCATCTGCCTGCAGGCTCGCCCGCTGGCCATCGCTACGCCGCACGACTGGTACATGGCGCTTTCCTACAGCGTGCGCGACCGCATGCTGGCGCGCTGGGCCGCTACGATCCAGACCTATGCTGCTCGCGAGCTGAGGGTTGCGTGTTACCTCTCTGCGGAGTTCCTGATCGGACCACAGCTCGGCAACAATCTCGTGAACCTGGGCATCGAGGCCGAAGCGCGTGCTGCCATGCAGTCACTCGGCCAGGATCTCGACGCGCTCATCGCCCTCGAGGAAGAGCCGGGACTCGGCAATGGCGGACTCGGAAGGCTTGCCGCCTGCTATCTGGATTCGCTGGCCACGCTCCAGATACCGTCGGTCGGATACGGCATACGCTACGAGTTCGGTATCTTCGACCAGGTGATCCGCGATGGCCGGCAGGTGGAGGCCACCGACAAGTGGCTGCAGAAGGGCAACCCATGGGAGATCGTGCGCCCCAACGTGACCTACTACGTGCGCTTCGGTGGACACACGCAGAGCGAGAACGATGCGCAGGGCCGCTACTGCGTGCGCTGGATACCGGCGCACATGGTCAAGGGTGTGGCTTGCGATACACCGATGCTCGGATTCCGGGTCAACACCTGTAACACGCTGCGCCTATGGAAGAGCGAAGCCGTCGAGTCCTTCGATCTGGAGGACTTCAACGCCGGCGACTACTACCAGGCCGTGCAGGAAAAGGTGATTTCCGAAACGCTGTCCAAGGTGCTCTATCCCAATGATGAGCCCGAAGCCGGCAAGCGGCTGCGCCTCGCGCAGCAGTACTTCTTCGTTTCCTGCTCGTTGCAGGACATGCTGCGCCTGCTCGATATCAAGGGCGAACCCATCGCGCGCTTTGCCGACATGTTCACGGTGCAGCTGAACGACACGCATCCTTCAATCGCCGTGGCGGAACTGATGCGCCTGCTGGTCGACGAGCGACGGGTCCCTTGGGACGAAGCATGGGACATTACCCGCGGCACGCTGGCCTATACCAACCACACGCTGCTGCCCGAAGCGCTCGAAACCTGGGGCCTGCCGCTGTTTCGCAACCTGCTGCCGCGCCTGCTCGAAATCATCTATGAGATCAACCGGCGCTTTCTCGACGAGGTCCGGCAACGTTATCCCGGCGACGATGCACGCGTGGCGCGGATGTCGATGATCGACGAGGCTGGCGAGAAGAAGGTACGCATGGCGCATCTGGCGACGGTCGGTTGCCATGCCGTGAACGGCGTGGCAGAGCTTCATTCCGCGCTGCTCAAACAGACGGTGCTGCGTGACTTCGCACAGCTGTGGCCCGAGCGCTTCACAAACGTCACCAATGGCGTCACCCCACGTCGCTTCATGCTGCTCAGCAATCCTGGGCTTGCGCGGTTACTGGACAAGACGGTGGGCGAGGGATGGGCGACCGACCTCACACGGCTTCGCGCCCTCGAATCGCATGCCGAAGACCCGGGCTTTCTCGACGAATGGCGCGACGTCAAGTATTCGAACAAGGCGATTCTCGCGCAGCACATTCGAAGCACGACAGGCGTCGAAGTGGACCCTGCCGCGTTGTTCGACATTCAGGTCAAGCGCATTCACGAGTACAAGCGACAGCACCTGAACGCGCTGTACATCGTCACGCTGTATCAGCGTCTGCGCCGCGACCCGCAACTCGATGTCGCACCGCGCTGCTTCGTATTCGGCGGCAAAGCGGCGCCTGGGTACGCGATGGCCAAACTCATCATTCGCCTGATCAACGGCGTGGCGGAAGTCGTGAACAACGACCCGTTGATAAACGGACGGCTCAAAGTGGTGTTCTACCCGAACTTCAATGTGAAGAACGCACAGTTCATCTATCCGGCAGCGGACCTGTCCGAGCAGATCTCGACTGCGGGCAAGGAGGCATCGGGTACGGGCAACATGAAATTCATGATGAACGGCGCACTGACGATTGGTACACTCGACGGCGCGAACATCGAGATCCGTGAGGAGGTCGGCGAGGAGAACTTTTTCCTGTTCGGTATGACCGACTCTCAGGTGGATCAACTCCGGCGTGACGGGTATCGTCCGGCAGATTTCGGGGCTGGCAACAGCGAATTGCGCGACGCACTGGATCTGATTGTCAGCGGGCATTTCTCGCGCGGCGACCGGGATATGTTCCGACCGCTCGTCGACAATCTGCTGCACGCCGACCCATTTTTTGTGCTCGCCGACTACGCGGATTACGTGGCTTGCCAGGAGCGCGTGAACCACGCATGGCACGACGTGCGGCGCTGGACCCGTATGTCTATCCTCAACACCGCACGCTCGGGTAAGTTCTCCTCCGATCGCGCAATAGGCGAGTACTGTCGGGAAATCTGGAAGATCCGCCCGGTGAGTGTCGCGCTTGAGCGGCTCTGA
- a CDS encoding TetR/AcrR family transcriptional regulator: MESATQAVAELGVQASTASIARGAGVAEGTLFTYFESKEALFQELYLHLKRGLADAVMPDYPTGADYMQRMQHVFERYVNWGLANPAARFAVVRLAGSGQISDDTRSQGIERFLAVAQMMQDGVRDGVLVDAPISFLSSLIEHIADTTIEHIERHPKDAALQRKLGFRVLWRAITT; the protein is encoded by the coding sequence TTGGAATCCGCAACGCAAGCCGTCGCTGAACTGGGCGTGCAGGCTTCCACGGCGAGCATCGCGCGGGGCGCCGGCGTGGCGGAGGGCACGCTGTTCACGTACTTCGAGAGCAAGGAAGCATTGTTCCAGGAACTGTATCTGCACCTCAAGCGCGGGCTGGCCGACGCCGTGATGCCTGACTATCCCACGGGAGCCGACTACATGCAGCGCATGCAGCACGTGTTCGAACGGTACGTGAACTGGGGACTGGCCAATCCGGCTGCGCGGTTCGCTGTCGTCCGGCTTGCGGGTTCGGGGCAGATATCGGACGACACGCGCTCACAGGGCATCGAGCGATTTCTGGCCGTCGCGCAGATGATGCAGGATGGCGTACGCGACGGCGTGTTGGTCGATGCGCCGATCAGCTTTCTGTCGTCGTTGATCGAGCACATTGCCGACACGACGATCGAACATATCGAAAGGCACCCCAAGGACGCTGCGCTTCAAAGGAAGCTCGGCTTTCGCGTGCTGTGGCGCGCTATCACGACGTAA
- a CDS encoding SDR family NAD(P)-dependent oxidoreductase, producing the protein MSSQKWFITGASGGLGLALTEKALAQGHRVVAAVRRIEGMRALKQIYADLLEVESVDVTDREQVQAAAARHPDVDVVVNNAGGAVFGAMEEMSDADIEQQIALNLLGPIHVTRAFLGALRAKQGGTFIHLSSVGGRAAFPGGSMYHAAKFGLEGFAEAVSQEVAEFGIKTIIIEPGSIKTGFVANIRWTPQLDQYKDSTVARLRRWIEENGETDASGDPVRMAEAIYTISQMPEPPLRTVLGGDAYAVLEAGYTRSLAALRAQKDLAGSVMFEGKSGFIPE; encoded by the coding sequence ATGTCCAGTCAGAAGTGGTTCATCACGGGAGCCTCCGGCGGTCTGGGGCTCGCCCTCACGGAAAAAGCGCTGGCGCAAGGGCATCGCGTGGTTGCAGCGGTGCGTCGCATCGAGGGAATGCGGGCACTGAAACAGATCTATGCTGACCTGCTCGAAGTGGAGTCGGTGGACGTGACTGATCGCGAGCAGGTTCAGGCGGCCGCAGCACGTCATCCCGATGTCGACGTGGTGGTCAACAACGCGGGCGGCGCGGTTTTCGGCGCGATGGAGGAAATGAGTGACGCCGATATCGAGCAGCAGATCGCGCTGAACCTGCTGGGGCCCATCCACGTCACGCGGGCGTTTCTCGGCGCATTGCGCGCGAAACAGGGCGGCACGTTCATCCATCTCAGCAGCGTCGGCGGACGGGCCGCGTTCCCCGGAGGCTCGATGTATCACGCTGCGAAGTTCGGTCTGGAGGGCTTCGCCGAAGCGGTCAGCCAGGAAGTCGCCGAGTTCGGCATCAAGACCATCATTATCGAACCGGGCTCCATCAAGACGGGCTTCGTGGCGAATATCCGCTGGACGCCGCAACTCGACCAGTACAAGGACAGCACGGTTGCCAGGCTGCGTCGATGGATCGAGGAAAACGGTGAAACAGATGCTTCGGGTGATCCGGTGAGAATGGCTGAAGCGATCTATACGATCAGCCAGATGCCGGAGCCGCCGCTGCGCACCGTTCTCGGCGGCGATGCCTATGCTGTGCTGGAAGCGGGCTATACCCGGAGTCTGGCCGCGCTGCGCGCGCAAAAGGATCTCGCCGGGTCTGTGATGTTCGAAGGTAAGTCCGGCTTCATACCCGAGTGA
- a CDS encoding extracellular solute-binding protein, producing the protein MLRLTSARVVAAVLASLGLCLGSAAHAQGKQLTLCWAAWDPANALVELSKDFTAKTGIAMKFEFVPWTSYADRFINELNSHGKLCDLIIGDSQWIGGAAVNGHYVKLNDFFAKNKISMDDFVPATVVGYAEWPKDTPNYWALPAMADAVGWTYRKDWFARPELRAEFKQKYKRELEPPTTMDELKQTAEFFQGRKIDGKTVYGVYIFTERGSEGITMGVTNMLYNFGFEYQDPKKPYHLDGYVNSPGAIKGLDFYKALYKCCTAPGMTNAYMQEGLDAFKSGQVAMQMNWFAFFPGLYKDPNVGGDKIGFFVNPKEAKQFTQLGGQGISVVSYSDHKADALEYIKWFAQADVQKKWWQLGGYSAAKSVVDAPDFPKSAPFAPAFLKSMSIVKDFWAEPAYAELLLDMQKRVHDYVVADKGTAKEALDLLVKDWNKVFKAEGK; encoded by the coding sequence ATGTTACGTCTTACGTCAGCAAGGGTAGTCGCGGCCGTCCTCGCATCATTGGGACTTTGCCTGGGATCGGCGGCGCACGCCCAGGGCAAGCAGTTGACATTGTGCTGGGCGGCATGGGACCCCGCCAATGCACTCGTCGAGTTATCGAAAGACTTCACGGCCAAAACCGGCATTGCAATGAAGTTCGAGTTCGTGCCATGGACGAGCTACGCGGACCGCTTCATCAACGAACTCAATTCACACGGCAAACTGTGCGATCTGATCATCGGCGACAGCCAATGGATTGGCGGAGCCGCCGTCAATGGTCACTACGTGAAGCTGAATGATTTCTTCGCGAAGAACAAGATCTCCATGGATGACTTCGTGCCGGCAACCGTTGTCGGCTACGCGGAATGGCCGAAGGACACGCCGAACTACTGGGCGTTGCCAGCCATGGCGGACGCTGTGGGCTGGACCTATCGGAAAGACTGGTTTGCGCGACCTGAACTGCGCGCCGAGTTCAAGCAGAAATACAAACGCGAGCTCGAACCGCCAACCACGATGGACGAACTCAAGCAGACAGCCGAGTTCTTCCAGGGGCGGAAGATCGATGGAAAGACCGTGTACGGCGTGTATATCTTCACCGAGCGCGGCTCGGAAGGCATCACGATGGGCGTGACGAACATGCTCTACAACTTCGGCTTCGAATACCAGGACCCCAAGAAGCCATATCACCTCGACGGCTATGTGAACTCACCCGGCGCAATCAAGGGGCTGGATTTCTATAAGGCACTGTACAAATGCTGCACGGCGCCTGGCATGACGAACGCGTACATGCAGGAAGGACTCGACGCATTCAAGTCCGGCCAGGTTGCGATGCAGATGAACTGGTTCGCGTTCTTCCCGGGGCTGTACAAGGATCCGAATGTCGGCGGCGACAAGATCGGCTTCTTCGTCAATCCGAAGGAAGCAAAGCAGTTCACGCAGCTCGGCGGGCAGGGCATCTCCGTCGTGTCGTACTCGGATCACAAAGCGGATGCGCTCGAATACATCAAATGGTTCGCGCAAGCCGATGTGCAGAAGAAATGGTGGCAACTCGGCGGCTATTCGGCAGCGAAGTCGGTCGTGGATGCCCCGGACTTTCCGAAGAGCGCACCATTCGCGCCTGCCTTCCTGAAGTCGATGTCGATCGTCAAGGACTTCTGGGCGGAACCCGCCTACGCCGAGTTGCTGCTCGACATGCAGAAGCGTGTGCACGACTATGTGGTTGCCGATAAAGGCACGGCAAAAGAAGCACTCGATCTGCTGGTCAAGGACTGGAACAAGGTCTTCAAGGCGGAAGGAAAGTAG